In Daphnia magna isolate NIES linkage group LG5, ASM2063170v1.1, whole genome shotgun sequence, the sequence tattttaaaaatattcttttgtttctttcctaCGTCTGGGGACAATCAGGTGGGAGGGAAGAACGTCAAGAGTTTCTTTTGAGAGGAGATATCTTCAAGGTATCTCTTCATTTCCGAGAGACAAAAGATACGAAAGGTTCTACCactattttagaaaaagaggaCCCAATTAAAAGGTAGATTTGGTTAGTATAGCAACAatcgatagaaaaaaaaaaaaaaaagtctacaCAGCAGCAGCTACCTGATTTGACCACGCCTATTCATCTCCCACTTGTCAATCACAAAATCCTTCAGAACTCTtctagatatatatatatatatattcttttgattgtcgtaGTAGTATTTTGCTACATTTTCATGAAAGAATCTGTAAAAACTCTAGGGAACGCCGCAGTTTCCGTCTGTCGTGTTTCCCACGGACGaaaaatgtctttctttttcgatcgtccaccatttttgtttttctcattaAACGGCAACGTTCATTTGGGAATCGTTTTTTCAACCAGCCATaacgtcgtctgctaggcATGCTCTCCCTCGAACTTGTTGCTCTTTTTTCCGTTCTCTCCGATTGACCTGTGCGGCATTTCACATTGCCACAACGCCCAGCCAATTTGTGGGACTTTTGTGATGATTACAGTTTAACTGATTTCAacggagaaaaaaacagaaagaaacaaactcGTGTtgtcctcattttgcgtgtgTGACAAATGGCGTTGAAAAACGACCACCAGAGGGGAGTGTGGGAAAAGTGAGTAGAATACGTGCACAGGACAAGAAAAGAAGTGAATAAAAtagggaaaaggggggagttaccagtatatatatacatgtgtgtgtgtgtgtgtatgtgtgtatggtgaaagaaataaaagtaacaAATCGAAGGATTAAAATGCCCCAACTATACATCCCCGACAGAGATATAGGTTGGTTACCGCCTGCTGAGCTCGCTGACAGCTGCGTACGTTACTACCCCTCTCCtgctttttgtgtgtgttagcATCTCAACCGAACTACcccggataaaaaaaaagtatttctcttttttttttctttcttgttgttttgtttgttgttgtattttttttttcctttcggGTAGCCCTCACACACAACGGGCCATCATCATTTTCTCCTGGGCAAAGCCCGAAAAGAAACTcttcatttcccttttttttttttgggtggggacGACCTTTGAACCTTCGTACcaatttcccccccccccccttcatgTTTTACAATGACAAATAATAAGTTGaacaaaactttttcttttcttgatctCCAATCCCTCTAGAGCTCACCAAAAAAATCCAgtcattttttggttttgtttttgttttaaaatctatTATTAAATTCCCAATCATCTTCatttgcaaaaaaaggaaaaaagaaaaaggcccaTTGAAACAGTAGCACAAACTAACGGAGCTGGAAGCCTCTGAGGTAGAAACCCTAGGTGGTAGTGCCTAATTGACTCCTTGAACCTTTATAcacgtttcttttctctttccaaaAGAGGGGGGTTGGGTTGGGTTTGATAGGCCCTCGTCGTTTACCCTTATAGGCcagttcttctttcttttctttgtagAGAAGGGGGTAAAACAGCTTAATGATTTTCCAAGTAAAAATCGTAGGGACATGATAGAGACACACTGAATAGTGATATTTAATAGATGAAAGATGATCGTTTCTTGATGGGTTATTTCACCTATTCTCGTGGGGTACTGTTTTTCATCTAGCAGTAGGAGTGGTAGGAAGGCACGAGCCATCCGACATTCCGATGATGGATGGGGAATgtgataaataaaaaaaaaaggtcatcaagaatgaagaaaaacaaacgaattcTCACGGCCATCATTTGGATAAAAATtcgtgttttttcttcttcttcttcgaccGGATATATGCGGAAGccggaagaaaaacaacgaggggggaaaggaaaaaagaaaagttggaCGGTTCGTTTAGGATTCGGCGAAACAGATTTGAAAACAATAAAGCGCACAGACAAGGAGTTAATCTCTATTAGCTTTCCAGATCCGGAAGTCGGATGCGATCCCCCCCTATTGGTTCGTGATTCGTATCGTCAACGCCGTGCTCGGACAATTTTTACTGTGAAaactcaccttttttttttaaatatataataatgTCATCTCTTTCTCTGTTTGTGTGCACGTCCTAAAGGAACACGCACAAAAATGTGGCGTGGGGGCGAGGGATTCCAAGTTAACTTCCGCGCACTTCCGCCCATCAATCCTTCTCCATACTCCCCCCCCCCGCCCCTCTATACACCTTCTTTATATAGAGggatagaataaaaaataaaaaaaaaagggctacCTTGTTTGTctgtatttatattttatgATAGGCAACCGCTTGAACACATTCACATTGATGCGTATAGAACGACGGGAAATCCTCGTATTTTCTAAGAATTCCGGAATTGCTACGCATGGGGATTTTCTAGTTGCTGGAGGAAATTGAATCAACTAAACATTTAAATTCAaggaatttgtttttattttttttttaagaaaaaaaaagaatgaaatccttgggttttgtttttcacgcGGTCAGATTTGCGTGTTGTAGTCGGAGGTGTGCGTTCGGAAAATAGAAACTACTTAACCCATCGACATGTGTACACACGTAAAGAGAGGGCATATATGTACATGTATATacatgtacatatatatagagGAAGAGATAAGTGAGCCGCTCTGAGCTTCTAATAATCGGCCTAAAGTGTCTTAGTCAAATTGAGAGTCTATAAACCAATAAGCTCCCGGCTTTTGCCGCGTCTTCTATTGacttattcttcttcttccccccccccttttttttttctctcttcctgtttttcatttacagaattcattcataattttttgcgCGAAAAATATGTCTGATTTTGAGAACAATTTGAATGAATTGAAATGCAAATGTTCTtacctctttttctttttaaaagccGAACGTTCGTCGATGAATTTTCACTTTGCAGCTACAACTTGCCTTCACCAATattcacaaatgaaaattCACAATGCGTGCCACGTGAATCGCCAAATTTCCAGTCGATTCCCACCGATGAAACTTTCAGagttccttcttttttcttcctgcttcttcttcttcttcttcttgctgtTGTAAGAGGCTTCCAAAAGCCAGTGTGTGTATGCTCTCACAACTTAAGATGGTCTTAAGAGAAGGgcccgctttttttttttcttgctttaaGCTGCTAGACTTTAGTGTACTAGTACTTAAGGcctatatgtgtgtgtgtgtgtgtgtgtgtgtacttaAAAATCTGACCACGCGACGTTGCGATAAGCCTCCTACTCTCCTGTAGCCTGACTGACTGCGTGCTGTCTGTAGTGATGTTTTAGCTCTTCAGCAGTTCGGGTCCCTGGCAGTGCGACGACGAACTAGCGCAGCACCACACCAAAAGCAAAccatccacacacacacacacgcagcgtatagtagagagagagagagagagagaaaaaggaaaacgttTCGGATCCGCTTGCCCTCCCTTTCGATCCtggaaaattgtttttcttttttttcttttttttttcgttttcttttttctttctggtttGTGTGTCGTTACTAACGTTGggagggatttttttttttttttttgggggggagggagCTATATGAAAGTTGGTGGAAGCGTTGGCTCGGTACGGATGCCCCGCCTTTTGATTTCCATCTCCGCCCTTTGGATCCGCCTCTTGTTGTAACCAATCAGACTAGACAACTCCGCCCAGGATGCGTCTCGCCATTGGATGTGCCACTTGGTTCCGCATCTTTGCATCCGCCCAATCCTCCTCATTTCAGTCCCGCGCATCTCCGTGAAAACCATCGCCATTTTTgctaattattttttttttttcaaacaaaacaaaacaaaacaaaaaacaaacaaaatgtttgaatCTTCCGACAAACGATTTGAAATAAGAGTAAAGACATGATAGGCAAAAACTGATCCAGCGGTAGGGTTAAGTCGTTGATCAACACGATCCCTCTTCTTTCAagttttgaagaagaaaaagggccATCCACTCGTTGATTTAATGCCGCCTaagatatagaaaaaaataaaatcctaTTGTGGTCGTGTTGTGGTCATCGGctctttattttcattgactcGCATCGCTAGATGAGACGTGCGTTTAGAGGATTCTAAACGCATGTATACATAGAAGACGGAGTCTATATAGCGAAGAGAGCTAATACACTTGAAAAATGACGAGTGACGACTAAGAAGGATCGGATTTTGATTGAGGGCGAGAAAAAGCCATCACTAAGTAGCATATAAATACAAAGCAAAAAGAGGAgctctacacacacacacacacccataCACTTGATCGGCTTTTGTGTATGGCTATAGATGTAGTACTCTATGCTATTtgatatacatatatatacacacaacTATTTATATGCTACTTGAAGAGGCAAAGCATGCTGTGTATAGGACTTGTTGTATTGCTGCGGTGAACTTTGCAGCATCAGTTGGTGTTATTAGCTCTTGTTTTCTGTATTATCTTTGCCGAGTGAGTGGAAACACGTCGCAGGGAAGAAAGAATGAAGCAACACGTTGACACAATATAACGTTAGACGCGGCAATAATCGACTTATGAGATGAGAACCCGCAATAAGCTGTTGATTCAAAGCTCAGTCGACTTTAGCCGTGTGTATCGTACAAagtatacagtatatatataatatatataatagaCTTTACACATAGACAGATAGAGagaggagagagaaaagaagaagacggttGTCGTGTGAtgatgtttgtttgtttctgaTCGCAGCGGCTAAACAcacactttcttttttttttaaaggaaagctctttgattttttgttttttttggccaTCCCATTCATCGGATGGTATTAAATCATCGTCGTGTAGATTTACGGGGGATCGGTAAAGAATTAAAGACACTCGTACAAAGCTGAATGGGTAGAAAGCAATCCAATCATCTCAATAGAGAATCAGAGCTCGTCATGAGATTTCCTTGTGTAGGGCTTAAATATAAATCAATTACAACCTTTTTCCTATTTTCGGAATTCGAAACTGTCaatctcaaaaaaaaaacataacgtCTTCCGTTTATTgttgggtttttttattttttttatttgcgtGTCGAAATAAAAGCGGCagccattgaaaaaaaaaaaattgacacaTGAAAAGGAGTGAggagggatttttttttttttttcgcgaaaagattttcttcttcttttgtgtggAGGCAAGAACGCTGTCTATGTGACAGGCGGCAAATGTGTGCATAAAAGGGCGCTCTCCCCCACCCCCCAATCGAATTCAAAAAGCGTCGACAgcaactgtgtgtgtgtatatatcaATAGGCAAAGCATTTCACGCCTCGGCATCTatctgtacacacacacacacacacagcgcATACGTTTAGATGTATATATATGCCAACAAATAAAACCGAAAAATTCTATAGGGTCCCTACTTATGGATATACATATAGGAAGGAAGAGGGGGCTGGGGTGAAGTAGAGCAGAAAAATGAGGGAATGGATATCATTGCACAGCAGGCCATCATCAGTTCGTAGTTTCCCCTTATATatgtatatctatatatatttGCAGCTCAATAATAATaggcttctttttttatttttatggatgtattcatttttctttgattgaCCCGGGAGGCTTTATACATTTCTATTTGAAGGGGGTCGGTTGGGTGGAGTTAGTCCAGGTGAATAGCAGTGGATGAGGAGAGTATGTAGACTGTACAGTTATAGCTATACACACCGTTTGTGTGTATTGTTTAGAAAATATAGGTCTATATATGTGTTTTTCGCGTGTTTTTGGCTGCCTGTCGTTGCGGTTCAATTGGCAGAAAATTGCTAATTTCGCATGCTTGGCCTATTTATATCGTTGTGCATCTACAACGTTCTCCATGTAGGCCTACACATACGAAAATAGTCGTTTTGTTGAACGGTTTCAGCGTAAATAATCGATCCGTCTCGCCGTATCGACGAGATATAAGAAACTTTTGCTCATGAACTCTGAATGTCTAGCCCTTATTTCAGTCAAACTTTTGTGGCGATTGTGTtgtcatttttgtgtgtgtgtgtgtgtggacgtcgcacaaaagaaatcgaaactcttttttttttcttctttcccccTTCAATGTACATAGAGAGGCCTCTACACGTTTACAATCACTGCTAGGCAATCAGTTGTGTGTTTGATTACACCGCAGATAGCGGAAGGATCGAAGCTCcctccttttaattttttgtgtgtgtatgtttgcTGATGGAGAGCCAGCATAAGATGTTATCGTTTTTAGTCTTGTCCTTTTACatcaaagtttttttctttttttaatggcgGCCAACGGTCGCGTGCTGTTTTGTAGACTTTGattgtaacaaaaaaaaaaaaaaaagataggaaGGTTCTCTTTAAGTATTCGTTTTGTGGCTGATGTCCGAGTacgaaaataaatttaattttctttgaaaaaaattaaaacgaaaaggaaattcaaattttgtgtGGAAAAAGGACAATTTCACCTTCGGCCGCTAAAGCCGTTGTAAATTATGCGCTTATTTCCGACTCTTGTATAATGTCGCCTCTCCACAAGtggcaaatagaaaaaaaaaaaaaaactcaaaacttCTTTCCTttattaagaaaaataaagttaaGGAGCTTACGTGTCTACTGTACGCTACAAGACTATATAGATCCCATGACCACGTGCTGCAGTGTGTTGGCCACACGTACTTTTtatgaataataataacagaCAAATGAAAGATTAAGAAGCGGACGCGCGTGTGTCGCCAACTAAATATAGCGCcgcacttaaaaaaaaagaagtaaaagaTGCGTGTGTCCATATTCTCCGCTTAATTCCACGCACAGAAGCGCAGAACTGTTAAAACCGTTTTTTAAGGTGTCAAACACAAGTCAATGAGAGTCAAGGAGCGCCCAAAAACATAATCCTTCTATCTACTAGAtacaaaaaagttttgaaatcCTTTCAAATTGTAGTTAGCTTTACCttgattccattttttttttttttcaatttttagtGAGAATTTCAGCAAGAGGAGGGTGTGAAATTTGTTCGCACACGTTTTTTTGATATTGGAGAGACCAACGGTCGCGTGCTCCTCTTTATACGGAGCAACAATGAAActgtattattattacaacGATTATTATCATTTGCGTGTGTGCGACGCAGTTGAACTCGAAACCCCCCCACCCAATTCGAATGGCCGGGGTAACCGAAATTGTTGACACAAgagtttctcttttctctatcctccccccccccttttttttttcttttttgatgtTCATCTCCTCCCAATCTATTACATTCTAAAGGTAACCCGAGATGAATTTTTTCGTCAAGTTCATCCAACGATTGAAAATGAGTATTAAGATGGCGCACGCCCGACATCAGACACTTTTattcacacacacataaaaaaagtagatgaaaaaaataaagaggggGCACACGTTTGGCCATTTCTAAGCCATCTGAATGATAGCATCGCATCCTCCCCCCCCcagttgtttgtgtttttaccCCGTACAATCTGCAAATGGCATCGCAAATTAGCGGTTTCCACTTTGGAGAACACGAGACGGAAGCTACTAGATTCTAATCGATCGCACACAACATCTCAGCTGCTTTTGCAAAGCGCACGTCCCTATATAGAGAAACATATTGGCCTGTTCAAATATAAagcctatatatatacgtcACGATAAAGATGTCAACACcaccaattctttttttttgccgtctCCAACGCCAGTGTGTGACTATTACGAATGTGGGCCTTCATGTTTGTCCACGTTTCATTCTATAGAGGGCCTCGTTTTTAAGTGAGAGATCGTGTATTTGGCCGCCGTGTTGACTTTGGCCAACCGTTAGGCCTACAAATGTTACCCCTCGCAGTTGCCCGATAGATTCATTCGCAATCTATACCGCATAGTATATACAGGCCCCTTTTCTATGATGTGTGTACAAGAGATGGTATATTCACACGTCGCTTGTAATAACAACGACGAAGCCATCACGAggctatgtgtgtgtgtgtgtgtgctttttATTGGGTGTGTAGGGTGCCTATTGATATGTACGTATGTATGTATCGATTCTTTGGATATTTCGCCGGCTGCAACAGCACAGCGATGATAGACAGCCCaacttttttgtgttgttgttggatAGACGGGACAATTTTTTCGTGTTTGATTTTGTCGCCCGTTGAAAAAGACGATCGAGCAAAATTGTTCCTGGCCCTGTCAAATTGAGGGGggtatttttggttttgttccTCCATCCATATCAAAATCATCACTCCCCTACCATCTTTTCCAAgctccccctcccccttttttttttgcattaaCAATggtggcaaaagaaaaaaagaagaaggccaCTGCCAAAagaataacaataataatagggACGATGGTTATATACGAAACGACCGGCTGAAAGTCCTCGTATAGAGTGGAAGGAATaaaatatcgaaaaaaaaaaatgtgtgtgcGCCCATCACCcgcccaattttttttttttttttgtatacaGTATCGTTCCGGCCAATGAATTATTCATGGCCACCTCAAGCAATGTCCGGATGAAAACCCTCCCCCggaattcgttttttttttctgcggatattttttatatagagGCCACTTGACAAATGACAGTGGTCAATTTGTTCCCTAATCATCGAACGAACACTTGAATATTTGGCTTTTTGGTTAATTAGCGGTTACGTTCATCACCCCCCTCTATATACTCTCCCTCCGTTTGACATTTTTTATGGGTGTATATATCGTTTGCGGATTGCTCCAGCAGCCGGATCAATAAGCCCCGTATAGAGATAAAACTAGAAGGATCTTTTCATCCGAGGACACGTGACTTCCttcctcttttattttgtgtgtgtgtgttaacaggaaagaggggggggggcgttCAACCACCGAAAAACGACGGGCGTCGTTCCATGGTCGCTCATCTGCGACAGACGTCGGTCACGTGACTTGCAATAACAACACTTTATCATTGAAATAATGGGGCCGGTTGAGGGAAGGAGAAAGAAGATGCTGCCTGTCCTAAAAAGTTgatagctttttatttttctgaaaTACTAAAGACATTTTTGGCTTTGGTATGATATATCAATTTCCCatggaacaaagaaaaaaaactctgTCGTCCTATACAACGTGGAAGAACCTTTTCTTAATTGGACTAAGCCTTTCTCTTTTCTGTGACATCTATCGTCACTGCTGTAGCAGTTGTTACTTAAATAAGAGAAAGGCAGACACGATCGATATTCTTGTAACgcattttctttgttgtcttatcttctcttttttttgttttgttattaattattaaattataagcattttttttttaagatagtGACTTTTGCGGCCTTGCATGAACGGAGCAAAATGTGGCAGTTCACTGGGGTTCACATATTTGTATTTGCTTAACTGTtcaatacacacacacacgcgcatCGTACAAGTATTTATGAATATTACATGTCCCAAAGTCTCCGACCATGTCGTCAGTTCacctttcacttttttttattcccccctGGCGTTGTTGTGTCTCGGATGATATTATTTTCAGCATTATATGAGTAAATTTACTCTTGTGTGGGTGTGGTTTCTTTGGCTTCGTCCTCTTCTTTGGTCGTTCTTGATGTCGccgtccttttttgttttgtttttgttgttaccCTATCGGTattctttatttattcttgtttttttacgtTCGAGTTACCTACATACCTGTAATCCGGTGGCCCTGTTCGATACATCGAATGCGACGATCCCCTACTAAAaattgtctttcttttttatttgttttctttcgtgttTGTGTTGGAATgttatttggttttcttgtcACGCGATATTAGACATTATGCAAATGAACTTGGACCTCTTTCTATTGTGCTTTTTGGAAAATACTTTTTACTTGGACTTTCTGatctttcttctctcttttgtgGTTTCCCGTTAGTCGATGGTCAGTCCATCGTATTCGAACGTCACGTTCAAGTTTGTCCGTCCAAATCAAAACAATGACTACgtaaacgccatctaccgAACGAAAAACTAACcacatctttttattttattcccaTTCAGACAGCAACCGCCATCTATCggtggaaaaacaaaacgttgAAATGACCATGAAGAAGGTTAATGGACTTGTGCTAGAAGCCGaggacaaaagaaaaggataaaaGAAATCGTAAGGTAACTGAATTCTCCAACGCGGTGGTTGAGGAAGAATCATGAACGTGGGGGAGTCGGCCATGACGAAAGATACCGTCTGAATGAGCAACAGAGAACAGCTGGCCGAATCAATGGCACAATACTCGGCACCCGATGACCGAAGCTGCAGTCCAGCGCCCACCAGCTTATTTTGCGGTTGGTCATAAGAGCCGGACCTCGTGTAGATGATGACCAACTCAGCTTGGATGAGAGATTTGAAGCAGACCAACTCATCCGATTGGATGCGTATGGGCAGCCACAAACCCGAGAATTCCGTTTCGTTCAATTCGACGTTGCCGAAAGCTCCCAAACGCAACCGTTCGAAATCGTGACCCCAGAAAGACTCGAGGACAAATTGGCGCCACTTGTCGCACAATTCCGTTCCATTTTCCACTTTGGGGCTGCTAACTCGGATAGAATGGTAACTGTCCTCTCCGAATCGGATAACTCGCGATCTGGGCTTGCCCGGAAACACGTCCAGCGTTTGAAAACCTCCTTCTCCACTGGAAGAGTTCAGTTTAGCCGCAAGGACGGGTTTGCCGTTCAGGTAGCCAGGATTTCCCGATCGGATTCGCACTGGATTACTTCCACCCCCATTCTGAATTTCACCCAACGATTGATGGATCGTTCGGAATCGGACTGCTCCGGATTTTCCGGCCACGTACAGGAGATCGACCAATACGGAACGGATGCCTTCTGTCCCGTTGTAACTGATTCTTAAAGTTACGGCTGTCAGCGAGTTCTGGCAGCTAGGTTCCGGTGCTGGAAGATCCGATCTGCATCCGGAATCAGAATCGCAAATTCTTATTATGATTGGAGCTAGCTTGTCCATATCTCCCCATCGGATGCTGCTATTAGAATagccggcagatgcagaataCGACGGAAGCCGGAAGACGGCCAAATGGGACATCCGTTGTTCAAGGCGAATATTTGGATTGCATCGATCTTCTCCTGGTAGGATGCATTGATAATGATCGTCCGACTGCAGAAAGGTGACTTCTTTGGCTATGTTGCATGTGGCGCTGTTTAGCGAATATGGCAATTCTAAAACAATTTTCGAAAATGTAATTCAATTTAGAAATGTTTTCTTTAGCAATTTACTTAACACGCCAATGGTCCCGCTGACATGTAGGGTGAAAAGAGGCGATCCTTCTTTGTAGAACGGCTGATAAATCCATTGATCTAACTCAACAGTCGGCCCTGGAACGTTCCACCTACCGGACAATTTGGGTAAAATGTGTTGGAATACCTCATCTTCTGCCAATGGCAGCTTATCTTCAAACATTCTCTTTTTAGGAACGTTGTCCGTTACGATGCAAAACATTCCCCTACGAGCGCTCCATTCGACCCGGAATTCCGGTGTATTGTTCCACGCGAGGCCGTAACGATTGGGATCCGGTGAGCAATAGTAACGGTCGAAATAAGAGCTGGGAGGCGACCAACACCGGCTGAAAAGACGACGGTCGTCCGGACTGCATTCCGGATCACAGCAGCAATTGACGTCACACTGCCCACCGATCAAATCGCAAGTGCACAAAAACAGGTCATGGTCCAACTTGACGGAATCGCCTTCCGGCGCCGGATTTACTGTTGTGGGACCAGCTGATGGTTCGGTCGTAAGGAAACTAGTCATCGACGTTGCGTTCTCCCAAACAGGTGAGCTCACGGTGGTCGATTCGCTGGTTGATTGGTTGGTGTTTGACAAGTCAGTTTGGTTAGTAACTTCAGATTGTTGGACATTTGTCGGTGGCGTAGTAGATTGAGCGGAGACATAATTGTTGGAGAAGAGCAATCCAATTTGAACGACAGCGTACAGCATGGCGGATATTTTGGTCATTTTCTGTCTGCTCAGTACTCGATGCCGAACTTTTTGAAATCCCGGAAGATTAATCCGATTTCCAAATGAACTTTACCAGCCGCTTCTGTCTTCAAACGGGATCGATCGGCTCCGTTTTGGATACGTTCAGCGTCGGTTAGCTCGATTCCACCGCCAATAAAGTGGCGCATCAGTTCTTCGGTAAATGttcctaaaaaataaaaacgatcGATCAATAACTATAGATATTTTATCAAGCAGATACAAAGATATAGGTTCCTttgcacacacaaaaaagcaCCTAAGGGTCTCCACGCCGGAGCATCGACGTAGTGAATACCAGGACGCGTAGGAATGGATGCAGAAGCGTAGCCGATCAGGTTAGTTCGCGAGTAAGCGTCAAGATggtaaatttgaaaatgaatttgtgGCCAGCCCTGAAGACCTCTGGTAGCCCAGTGTACATCCAGCGGATGATTCCAACTAGTCAGTGAGCCAATTTGCGGAGTGTCGAGTTGCGTCTGACCCTCTGTAGTACCTTCGAGAACACGCCAATTGTTGCCTGCAATGCTTATTAGAATTTGACTGACACCAAACTGATGACGAGGATTTGAACTGATGGTGCTTAAAGAGTAGTAGAAATCGATTGACGCTTACCTGAAGATAGTTGCCAACGGCAGAAGATGGATTTCTCTGTAAACTCTGTTCCTCCGATGATTTGGCCTATTAAATGTAGTTCTGCCATATCCTCTTTTCCATCATATGCTAAATAACGACGCCAGACTTCGAAAAGttgaagcaacaacaacaaaacggtTGCTATGGCAGGTTACCATGACAGTAGTGCGATCGTCTGCTGGTTAAGGAAGACAGTTGTTTGTTGACAAGAGTCACATTTTGAATTCGATATCTTCGTTTAACTTGCCCaagccccctttttttttttcatcttatCTTTGATGACAGGGACCTAAACACAGCAAAAAGTACTTTTAGTATGAGTTGCGACTTGGGCTGTATCGGTGGCCTTTTCCCAACGGTCATGAAAATTTCCATAATggcataaaaaattttagaaaaatttattttgcatttttttttagatcctTAGAAACTCTGGTGTAGACGTAAGTGAATATTGATTTCAGCTGAAATTCAAAGTCTCCCAGGTCTATTTCTCCTACATTTTTTTACTGCTTCAACTTCCACGGAACATACACCTGAGTCACCACAATCAGTAAGTAGATTATGAACTTTTAAATTTCACCTCTAGAATTAGTTCAGGGTTTCAAGACTTACTaggagtttttattttaaaaataat encodes:
- the LOC116922828 gene encoding tectonic-1-like, yielding MTKISAMLYAVVQIGLLFSNNYVSAQSTTPPTNVQQSEVTNQTDLSNTNQSTSESTTVSSPVWENATSMTSFLTTEPSAGPTTVNPAPEGDSVKLDHDLFLCTCDLIGGQCDVNCCCDPECSPDDRRLFSRCWSPPSSYFDRYYCSPDPNRYGLAWNNTPEFRVEWSARRGMFCIVTDNVPKKRMFEDKLPLAEDEVFQHILPKLSGRWNVPGPTVELDQWIYQPFYKEGSPLFTLHVSGTIGVLKLPYSLNSATCNIAKEVTFLQSDDHYQCILPGEDRCNPNIRLEQRMSHLAVFRLPSYSASAGYSNSSIRWGDMDKLAPIIIRICDSDSGCRSDLPAPEPSCQNSLTAVTLRISYNGTEGIRSVLVDLLYVAGKSGAVRFRTIHQSLGEIQNGGGSNPVRIRSGNPGYLNGKPVLAAKLNSSSGEGGFQTLDVFPGKPRSRVIRFGEDSYHSIRVSSPKVENGTELCDKWRQFVLESFWGHDFERLRLGAFGNVELNETEFSGLWLPIRIQSDELVCFKSLIQAELVIIYTRSGSYDQPQNKLVGAGLQLRSSGAEYCAIDSASCSLLLIQTVSFVMADSPTFMILPQPPRWRIQLPYDFFYPFLLSSASSTSPLTFFMVISTFCFSTDRWRLLSEWE
- the LOC116923019 gene encoding B9 domain-containing protein 2-like isoform X1 — translated: MAELHLIGQIIGGTEFTEKSIFCRWQLSSGNNWRVLEGTTEGQTQLDTPQIGSLTSWNHPLDVHWATRGLQGWPQIHFQIYHLDAYSRTNLIGYASASIPTRPGIHYVDAPAWRPLGTFTEELMRHFIGGGIELTDAERIQNGADRSRLKTEAAGKVHLEIGLIFRDFKKFGIEY
- the LOC116923019 gene encoding B9 domain-containing protein 2-like isoform X2, yielding MAELHLIGQIIGGTEFTEKSIFCRWQLSSGNNWRVLEGTTEGQTQLDTPQIGSLTSWNHPLDVHWATRGLQGWPQIHFQIYHLDAYSRTNLIGYASASIPTRPGIHYVDAPAWRPLGAFLNIYRRTDAPLYWRWNRANRR